The Candidatus Tisiphia endosymbiont of Dascillus cervinus genome contains the following window.
AAAACCCACCCCAACAGAAGCACGAAGTGACTTATCATTATAAAAACTATCAGATTTATAAATACTTTTAGAATTTAATCCTACACCCCAAAGACTACCAGCATCCATAAAAACAGCTCCCGTTAAATTAAAATCTTCTGGTAAACCAGTTGGAAAGTTGAGTTCTGTTGAAAATGTATAATATTTTTCTCCGCCAAGACCTTCATTTGTTGTTTTTTCTCTAGGACCTATTCCACTAGAAGCAAATCCTCTAAGGCTATAATCACCCAAATTAAACCGATCAGAAATTCTTACAGTTTTACCTCCTACACCCATAATATCACCGACACTACTTGAAAGTTTTAAAGTGAATTTATTATTGATAAAAGATTTAAAATATTTACCGTCTAGTTCATGTTTTAAATATTTATTATTACCCCCAACACCAGCAAATTCCTGAGTGCCGCTAATAACATAACCATTTTTAGGAATAATACTACTATCAAGCTGAGCATAAGTGATAGTATGTCCGATGGCTGATGTGATGAATTTTCCCATCTGTTCAGTTAAGAATATAGAACTTGAATTGCCTGGAGAGCTTAATACATCTCTCTTAAGAGTATAGTCAATTTCATGACTTAAGTCTTCCGCAATATCATAACCAAGAGAAGGTTTGAGTCCTATAGATTTTAACGTATAATTTTGATCTCCTTGTGAAAGAAATGAAGTCCCACGACCGCTATAATTATTGAAAACATTAAAACCTAGCGATACATCTTTATCAAGAAAATGAGGTTCGGTTATGCCACCATAGTAACTAATACTCTTTTTTCCTACTTGTACTCCAGCATTTAACACTTTTCCAGTACCAATTAAATTACGTTCCAAAAATGATATACGTCCAAATGGTCCTCCCGCTGTGTTATAGCCAGCATCAAAACTAATTGAAGATGTTGATTTTTCCTCAACGGCAATATTAATATCATATTTGTCTTTTCGTGTTGTTGGTGTAACGTTAATAAGTACTTTTTCAAAATAATCCAAATTGCGTAGATTCTGATGACCTTTTTCTATATAAGAACGGTTAAATATATCTCCTTCAGAAATTTTAAATTCTCGTCTAATAACTTTATCTTCAGTTTTTAGATTATTTGTAATATTAATTTGATTAATAAATACTTTTTCTGCCTTATCTATAACAAATTTAATATCGGCAGTATTATCAGGATTTTTACTACTTATATCAGGGTAAACATTAATTCCTGGATAACCTTTACTTGCAAAATGTGAAGAGATTTTATTTGCTATTTTATTTAAACTATTAATATTAAATGTATCACCCGACTTAACATTAATATATTTTTTAATTTCATTTATATCAATATTAGGTAATTTATTGTCAATAGTAATGTTGCCAAAATTATATTTTGCCCCTTCTTCAATAGAGTAAGTAATGGTAAAATATTCTTTGGTTGGATTGAGTTCTGCTGTAACAGAAATAACACGAAAATCGGCAAATCCTACTGACTGATAGAATTCCTTTAACAATTCTTTATCATACTCTAGGCGGTCTGGATCGTAGGTATCATTTGTTTCTAAAAAGTTAAACCATTTTGACTGTTTTGTTAGGATAACAGATTGTAGTTCTGTACTACGGTAATTATTATTTCCACTGAAATAGATTTTTTTAACAGTTGTTTTAGGTCCTTCTGCAATATCAAAAGTAACTTTTACTCTGTCATTCTCAAGTCTCTCAATTTTTGGCGTTACGGTTGTAGAAAAACGACCTGAACGTTTGTATATCTCTTTAATTTTTTCCACATCTAGTTGGATTTTAGCTGGACTCATTGATTCACCAGACATGGTAAGCAATTCTTTTGATAATGAGGATGTTTTGATTTTAGAATTACCTGTAAACACTACTTTAGTAATAAACGGAGTTTCTGATACAGTAACTATCAAATTACCACCATTGACTAGTGTAATACTTATATTGTCAAACAAAGACGTTGAGTAAAGGTTTTTGATTGCTTCATCTCCTTTGGATGTATTATATTCTTCTCCTACTTGAAGCTTTAAGTAATTTTCAATAGTCGATTTTTCGATTATTTTATTACCTTGAATAGTTATTTTTTTAATATACTCAGCCGATAAAGCTGATGTATTATATAAAACAGTTGTTGCCAAAATAGCTAGTTTAATAGTTGATTTGAAGTTTGTTTTCACAAGAACCTTCTTTTGTTTGGTTTTATAAGTCATACTGAAATTTAAAATACTAAGTTTTTTATATCATTTGACAAGGAAATTACAATAAGAAAAATAATTATCCCCATACCTAATCTTAGTATAGCATTTTTTATTGCTCCACTAAGTGTTTTTCTAAAAATTATTTGATATATTATAAATACTAAATGTCCACCATCTAGAACTGGAATCGGTAGCAAATTAAGTAGACCTAGATTAATTGATATCATGGCAACAAATAGGGCAAAATTTGCTACCCCTTGTTCTAAAGATTTTCCTGATTCCTTGGCAATGGTAATTGGTCCACCAATTTCATTTAACGATCTTGTTCCCATTAGCATTTGTCCAAAGTGTCTTAAAATTAAACCTGAGATATAAACAACATCTACAGAACCTTGATATATACTTTGGAAAATATTCATTTTAATGTAAATAGGTTCATTCTTAGCAATAACTCCTATATAAGGTCTTTTTATCTCAGGTTGATTATCCAGTTTTTGACTAATCTCTTTTGGAGTTATAACAATATCAATAATCTCATCATGCCTTTCAACTAAAAGATTGATGGGTTTAGTCCCCCTCATGAATATATTTTTCTGTAAATCGGCAAAACTATCGATTTTATTAGTGCCAATCATAATAACTTTATCATTTTCCATAAGCCCAGCTAATTCAGCGGGTGAATTAGCCACCACTTCACCAATTATAGGAGGTATTTCTACTTGACCATGAGAAAAATAAATAGTTGTGAATATGAGAATGGCTAACAAGTAATTAGCTATAGGTCCAGCAGCTATAATTAAGAATTGAACCCAAAGAGGCTTGCTAAGAAAAGCTATAGGTCTATTACCCTGTACATCTTTAAGTATTGCAGGGTCAAATCCATAAATTTTAACGTAACCACCGAAGGGTAGGGTGCAAATTTTCCATTTTACGCCATCTTTGTCTATTTTAGAGAAGAGTTCCTTACCAAAACCTATCGAGAATTCCTCAACCTTTACTCCAAATATTTTAGCTATGTAATAATGCCCAAACTCATGAATAAAGACTAATAAGCTGATTGTTAGAATAAATCCGAATATTGATAACATACAACTCATTATTTTTTAAATAGGTTTACTAAGTTATGCTTTTTTGCTATAGCTAATAGATTAAATATGTTACCAATACATCAAAGTTTTTATGACCTCAACCAAAATTAGTACCAAAACGATAGCACGTATTGCTGCGGTGCAGGCAATTTATCAGTATAAACCGGAGAGTCCTGATCAAAACATAGATATAGTCATACAGCAAATGATTCAATTCTATCAAAGTGAGCGAGTAGCTAATAATTTAAACAAACCAATAAAAGTGAAGTTAAGTATAAGTTATTTTGAATTGTTAGTAAAGTCTGTAGTTGTAAATTTACCTCAAATTGATAAGATGATATCAAGGCATTTGACATCGGAATGGCAAATTACTAGCTTACCTGTTCTGCTTCTTGCTCTTTTGCGTGTGGCAATTTGTGAATTACAATTTCTTCCAAATGTTCCAAGTAAAGTGGTAATTAATGAATTCACCGACATTACAAGTGATATGTTGAATGAAAATGAGGTTGGTTTTGTTAATTCTGTATTGGATAGAATTGCTAAAAAATCTAGCGAGATCATGTGTCATGACATCTAATATATTAGGGTTTAGAGGTAAATTTGTTGCCATTAAAACTACAAAAAAGCGTAAAAATTCGTCAAAACAGTGGCTCACGCACCAATTAAATGATCCATATGTTTCTAAAGCAAAGCTTGATGGTTATAGATCTAGGTCAGCTTATAAGTTGCTGGAAATCCATGAAAAATTTAATCTGTTAAAACCAGGGATGAAATTAGTCGATTTAGGTGCTGCACCAGGTGGATGGAGTCAAGTAGCTAGCAGAATTATTAAATCTGATGAGTCACGTGGTAATAATAGCGTGATAATTGCAGTTGATTTACTTGACATCGAACCAATTATTGGTGTACATTGTTTGCAAAAAGACTTTTATGCTGAAGATACAAAAGAGATTATTATAAAGATGCTCGATGGTAGTGCTGATGTGGTAATGAGTGATATGGCTGCGAACACGACGGGTCATGCAACAACTGACCATATTCGGACTCTTGACTTATGTGAGCATGCGATTGACTTTGCCTTAAAAATTTTAAGACCGGGTGGGCATTTTATTGCTAAAATTTTTCGAGGTGGTACGGAGAATAATGTGCTAAACAGAGTTAAACTTAATTTTCATAAGGTCAAGCATTTTAAACCATCTTCTAGTCGTAAAGAGTCAGTAGAGGTTTATTTAATTGCTTTAAATAAGAAATCTGAAGACAGTTAAGGAAAAACTTGATTATCGAGTAAAATGGATAAAATTTCATGACCATAAGTTTTTCATTTTATTAAAAAAACTAGCATCATCCTCATCTTTGTCGCTTGTAAATTCTTTATCCAGCAATTCTAGTAATTCTTTTTGTTTTTTAGTAAGATTCTTTGGTATCTCAATATGTATGTGAGCAAACATATCACCTCTAATGCTTGATCTAACCTTAGACATACCTTTGCCTTTTAACCTAAGTTGTTCGCCATTTTGTGTGCCAGCGGGTATTTGTAATTTTACCTTACCACCTTCTATATCTGGGACTTCTACTTCTCCACCTAAAACAGCTTTAATGAAGCTAATTGGTAGTCTGCAATGCAAATTAATTCCATCAACTTTATAGAGGTCATGCGGTTTAATAGTAACAAAAATATACAAATCCCCGTTATTTCCTCCTCGCACTCCGGCATCTCCTTCACCAGTAAGCCTTATTCTAGTACCTTCTTCAATACCAGCTGGAATATTTACTAATAAATTTCTATGTTGTGAGTAACGCCCCTGACCATGACATTTTTTGCATGGATTTTTAATTATTTGTCCTGCACCTTGGCATTTTGCACAAGTTTGTTCTAATGTAAAGAAGCCTTGTTGTCTTCTGGTAACCCCTTGTCCTGCACAAGCGTCACATTTGGTCATTCCGGCATTACTTTCTGACCCGTTGCCGTTACATGTTTGGCATTTTACTTCACTGGTAAAACTAATATTTTTGTCGATACCACGAAATGCTTCTTGCAAAGTAACTGTGATATCATATTTTAGATCTGAACCTCTAATAGTAGTTGATGGTCGTTGTCTTCTTGTCCCGCTGCCCATAAAATCATTAAAAAACTCACCAAATATATCATTTATATCAGGTCCACTATTGTTATGTCTTCCAGCTGACGATGCTGCACCTGAATTCTGAAAGGCATCATGTCCAAAACGATCATAGGCAGCTCTTTTTTGTTCATCTTTTAGGATGTCATAAGCACTGCTTATTTCCTTGAACTTTTTTTCTGCTTGTTTATCCTGTGTATTACGGTCAGGATGATATTGCATCGCCAATTTATGATAAGCTTTTTTTAGCTCTTCCTGGGTAGCAGTTTTACTAACCCCAAGTATTTGGTAATAATCTTTTGTCGACATAATTAAGTATATCTTATTTTAAATTTTACTTTTAGCTAACTCGAATAGCGTTACTCGTCATTGCGAGGAGTCGCTGAAAGCGGCTACGCGGCAATCCAGGGTACACGAAGCTTTACTCTAAAAAAACAGCTTCGCTGTTTACCTGGATCACCACGGCATCTAAAGAGCCTTGCAATGACGATTATAGAAAAATGTAGGGTACTATGGTTGCCACTACACTCATGTGGTCTTGCAATGACGGAAGTATTTTCATCCATCATCATTGCGAGGAGCCACTTTAGCGGCGACGAAGCAATCTACATTCATTAGTAATTACTTATTGCTTACATCCTCGTAATTAGCATCAACTACTTTATCGTCATTACTTGCTTCAGATTCCGCATTATTATCGTCACCTGACGGAGATTTATACATAGCTTCTCCTATTTTCATACTACTAGCCATAAGAGCATCAGTTTTTGCTTTAATTTGCTCAAGATTATCAGACTCTAAAGCTGCTTTTAACTCTGTTATGCTATTTTCTACTTCTTGTTTATCACTAGCTGATATTTTACTATCGTGTTCTTTTAGAGTTTTTTCAGTTGAATAAATTAAGCTATCAGCACTATTTCTAGCCTCAATTAATTCACGACGCTTTTTATCATCCTCAGCGTTTTTTTCTGCATCTTTTACCATTTGTTCAATTTCTGTATCACTAAGACCTCCAGAAGCTTGAATAGTTACTTTTTGTTCCTTACCACTAGCTTTATCCTTGGCAGAAACATGAACTATACCATTAACGTCTATATCAAAAGTTACTTCAATTTGCGGTAATCCTCGTGGTGCAGGCGGAATGCCATCAAGATTAAATTGGCCAAGTATCTTATTATCAGATGCCATTTCCCGTTCACCTTGGAATACCCTAATCGTTACAGCATGCTGGTTATCATCAGCAGTAGAGAATACCTGACTCTTTTTAGTCGGTATAGTAGTATTACGATCAATCAGCCTAGTAAATACCCCACCAAGAGTTTCAATACCTAAAGATAAAGGGGTGACATCTAGCAATAATATATCAGTAACTTCTTTATTTAATACCCCGCCTTGAATAGCAGCACCTAGAGCCACGACTTCATCAGGGTTAACTCCTCTATGTGGTTCACGACCAAAGAATTCCTTTACTTTCTCAATAACTTTTGGCATTCTAGTCATACCACCAACAAGTACTACTTCTTGAATATCCGAAGCTTTTAGCCCAGCATCTTTTAAAGCTTTCTTACATGGTTCTATTGTATCATCAATTAACGTTGCCACTAAGGATTCTAATTTCGCCCTAGTAAATTTTATATTTAAATGCTTAGGACCTGAGCTATCAGCCGTAATATATGGCAAATTAACATCAGTTTGAGGTACAGATGATAATTCTTTTTTAGCTTTTTCAGCAGCTTCTTTCAGACGTTGCAAAGCTAAAGGATCTTTGCGTAAATCTATACCACTTTCTTTCTTAAATTCATCAATTAAATAATCTAGAATTCTAGAATCAAAATCTTCGCCACCAAGGAAAGTATTGCCGTTGGTAGATTTAACTTCAAATACACCGTTACCTATCTCTAAAATTGATACATCGAACGTACCACCACCAAGATCATAAACTGCAATTATTTTGCTCTCAGCTTTATCGAAACCATATGCTAAAGCGGCTGCTGTTGGTTCATTGATTATCCTTAATACTTCCAAACCAGCAATTTTACCAGCATCTTTGGTTGCTTGACGTTGTGCATCATTAAAATATGCCGGTACAGTAATGACTGCTTGTGTTACCTTCTCACCAAGATAATTCTCGGCTGTTTCTTTCATTTTCTGTAGAATATAAGCACTAATCTGACTAGGAGAATATTTTTCTCCTTTAACTTCAACCCAAGCATCGTTATTAGCAGCTTTTACTATCTTGTATGGTACAAGATCTTGGTCTTTTTTTACCATAGGATCAGAGAAACCTCTACCTATCAATCTTTTAATACCATATAAAGTATTTTGTGGATTGGTTACAGCTTGACGTTTTGCTGGATCGCCAATTAATTTTTCACCGTCATTACCAAATCCTACCATTGAAGGAGTAGTCCTAACTCCTTCAGCATTTGCTATAACTCTTGGTTCTTTTCCTTCCATTACCGCGACGCAAGAATTTGTTGTTCCTAAATCTATACCTATGATCTTTGCCATATACACTCCTAATCCCAATTTAATAAATCAACTTGATAAGTTTTGATATAATGTCTTCTCGTTTATTTTACAAGAGGTAGCTGTGAAAAAAAGTTATATCATGTCCTTATCGCCGGAGCAGAACATTTGGACGAGTCACCTATTTCACTTTGTACATTTCTACGATTTTGAATACCCCTAATTCTCTCTTTATTAGAATTTTCTCTTACCTTGATTAATCCTTGTATAAGATATTTTAATCTAGAACTTTCAGTATAAAGGATCATATGTTTAAAAAACTTGGTATATTTACCTACTAGCTTATTACCACCATTCCAATACATATCCTCAATCATCGACATCTCGTTAGGTTTTAACTTATCCCAAGACTTGCCATAAATATTTTTTAGCTCTAGGCGATTAACAGCACTCTTACAATCATATATCATTCGAGATTGTTGTATTGTAATAGCCAAAACTTACGCTATGAGAAAAAAAATGGTACATTATGTTGAGTATAATTTACAAATGCCAAGAGGATAAAATTGCAAGCAATACCAGTTAATAGGACAGATTACTGTCAATTTCTAATAGTGAGTCAAAAGAATTATAGTTTGACCTACTATGCTGAACATGCCAAAAAATGTAGCCATGATGTTATTAATAGATTTTTAAAAAATGAAAAATATACACCTTCTTTGTTATGGGAACATATTAAGGATGATGTTATTTTATCGCCTAACGGATATACAATATTTGATGATACGGTGTTAAATAAAAGAAATACCAAGAAAATAGAAATTGCTAGATCACAGTACAGTGGGGCTACAGGTGGTATTACTACTGGTATAGGAGTAGTAAGTTTGGTATATTATAATCCGGATATTAATCAAAACTTACGCTATGTAAGGTTCTAAATAGCGTAAAGAGGGTGAACGTAACTGCTGTTGCATATAATGATCTAAAAGCCCTAACTTTATTTGATAAACCGTCTTACCTATTTTGTGTGCAGTTCTTTTTAGAAAAGCCCACACTAAAAATGCACAACTAATGTGATTACGCTGGATGCGTTGTTTTCTGCATTGGCATCGTTCTATACCGGTAAGTTGCTTGATTTCTCTATGCATGCTCTCAATTACCCAACGAAAGCCACACTCATCTTGTACGGCTTTAGAAGATTTTTGAGTTTTGTTATTGGTAACAATATAATCAACTCTGTTGGTAGAAACAGTAAGTTTAAACAAATTAACATGCTTATCTTTTGCAAAGCCCTTTATATGAATCTCCACTCCGCTCTTAATTTCCTCATCTGAAAACGTTAACTTGCTAACAGCTTTATAAGGCTTAGAAGAGGAAGTTTTAGTAACGTTTCTATTTGCTTTAATAGGAGCATAATAATATTTACCCAAGGAATCAACATGTTGCATAATTTTATGCGTAGCATACCATGTGTCAAAAAGCACAGTTTGAAAAGGAATCTTTTTGCTATACACAGCATTATTTAACATATTTAATAGGTGTTCTACTTTTGTCGCTCCATCATGTTCGGGCGAAAAAATTCGGTAATCTATTACCCAAAACTTATTAATATCCGGATTATAATATACCAAACTTACTACTCCTATACCAGTAGTAATACCACCTGTAGCCCCACTGTACTGTGATCTAGCAATTTCTATTTTCTTGGTATTTCTTTTATTTAACACCGTATCATCAAATATTGTATATCCGTTAGGCGATAAAATAACATCATCCTTAATATGTTCCCATAACAAAGAAGGTGTATATTTTTCATTTTTTAAAAATCTATTAATAACATCATGGCTACATTTTTTGGCATGTTCAGCATAGTAGGTCAAACTATAATTCTTTTGACTCACTATTAGAAATTGACAGTAATCTGTCCTATTAACTGGTATTGCTTGCAATTTTATCCTCTTGGCATTTGTAAATTATACTCAACATAATGTACCATTTTTTTTTCTCATAGCGTAAGTTTTGGTTAATGAAAAACTGGGGATTCCATCATTACGCCTTTATTGAACTTAACGAAGCTCAAAAACATGGTATGGATATTAAAAAGAATTACTTAAAAAATTGGACAATTAAATATTTAAAATTATATCCAAAGATTTTAACAATAAATCTTATTAGTTTTATATTAATATTTGTGTATTTAATATCTATTCTAACAAATAAACAATCTAATAGTCCCGAGAAAGTTATTTTGGCATATATCGTAGCAATATCTATTGTTTTTTCAATAGTACTATTTTTTGCTACCATGGCATGTGATTACCGTTATTATTATGTTATAAGAATTTTAACATTATTTAGCCTGCCGATTTATTTGAAATTCAGGCAATCTAAAAAAAGATGTTATGTATAGCTAACCATAGTAAAATGGCGTCATTGCGAGGAGGCATGAGCCGACTAAGCAATCCATAAAAGTGATTAAAAATGGATTGCTTCGTCGCTGCATCGCAGCTCCTCGCAATGACGTCTCGAGCTTTTAAACTTGACCCTATCTATTTAATTCCTTTTTTTTCCTCAACTGGGGAATCTGTTCTTCGGGTTATAGCTACACTTGGAAAAAAATAGCTTTTCCAGCTAGTCTACGCTCATTCAGCAATAGATTTTTTTCTGAATATGTAATATACTTAAACTATTCTAATATTACTTTAATAAATGTAGGTTCTAACTGTGACTAATTTAGATCGTCAAAACTTAATATCTATTAGCATTGAAGATGAGATGAAAGGCTCTTACTTAGATTATGCTATGAGTGTAATCGTCAGTAGAGCCATTCCAGATGTACGTGATGGTCTGAAGCCAGTGCATCGCAGAATCCTTTATGCAATGTATGAAGCATCTAATTACTTTAACAAACCTTATCGTAAGTCAGCAAGAACTGTCGGTGATGTGATGGGTAAATACCATCCGCATGGCGACGCTGCAATTTATGACTCATTAGTGAGAATGGCACAGGATTTCTCTTTAAGATTACCGCTCGTTGATGGGCAGGGTAATTTTGGTTCAAGAGATGGTGATGCTGCCGCTGCTATGAGGTATACAGAGTCAAGACTTGCTAAAGTTGCTCATACATTGCTTGAAGATATTGATAAAGAAACCATTGATTTTACGCCAAATTATGATGGTTCTGAAAAAGAACCATTGGTACTACCATCAATGTTTCCCAATCTCTTGGTGAACGGAACTAATGGTATTGCTGTTGGCATGGCTACCAATATTCCACCTCATAATCTTGGAGAAATAATAGATGCTTGTTGCCTATATGTTGATAATAATGATGTAGAAATATTAGAACTTATGTCAGTAGTTAAAGGACCTGACTTTCCTACTGCTTGTATCGTACTTGGTACAAGCGGTATTAGGTCAGCTTATTTAACAGGTAGGGGTAGTATTCTAACTAGAGGGCGCAGCGAAATTGAAGAGATATCTAATAATAGGCAGGCTATTATTATTACAGAAATACCATATATGGTTAATAAAGCTAAATTGGTTGAGAAAATTGCCGAACTGGTCAAGGAAAAACGTATTGAAGGTATCAGTGATCTTAGAGATGAATCAAATAAAGATGGTATTCGAGTAGTAATTGAAATAAAGAAAGATGTTGTAGCAGAAGTGGTGCTAAATCAAATATATTCCTATACTCAGCTGCAAACTAGTTTTGGTGTAATTATGTTAGCTCTAAGAGATGGGCTACCCGAAGTTATGAACTTAAAAGAAGTGATAGCTGCTTTTGTCAATTTTAGAGAAATAGTAATAACTCGCAGGACGATATATTTGTTAAATAAGGCTCGTGATAAGGCACATATTTTATTGGGACTAATGATTGCTGTTAGTAGTATTGATGAGGTTATTAGAATAATTAAATCTTCAAATGATCCGGCAAGTGCTAAAGAGCAACTAATGCAAAGAACTTGGGATGCGTCATCTATAATAGATCTAGTAAAACTTGTTGATGATAGAGCAATGATAGCAGATGATGGTAAATGTTATTTTACTGAAACACAAACAAAAGCAATTCTTGAAATGCGATTGCAACGTTTAACTGCTATGGAGAAAAATAAATTAGAAAATGATCTTGCAGAACTAGCTACGGAGATTAGCGGTTATACTGACATTCTAGCATCACGTGAGAAACTTCTAGATATCCTAAAAAATGAGTTAATTAGAATCAAAGATGAATTCGCTACTCCCCGCCTTACTAGCATTGAATTAGGTGACTTTGATCAAGATATTGAGGATCTTATCCAAAGAGAAGAAATGGTTGTGACCGTGACATTGGGCGGTTATATTAAACGTGTACCTCTTGCCACCTATAGAGCACAGAAACGAGGAGGAAAGGGAAGGGCAGGGCTGTCAATGAGAGACGAAGATATTACCACTCAAATATTTGTTGGTAGTACTCACACACCGATGTTGTTTTTCTCAAATACCGGGCAGGTATACAGCTTAAAATTATATAAACTGCCACTTGGTAATCCTCAGAGTAAAGGAAGACCAATAGTCAACATTTTACCTTTAAAAGAAGGAGAACGTATAAATAATATTATGCCATTGCCTGAAAATCAGGATGAGTGGGATAATTTGAATATTATTTTTGCTACAAGCAAAGGTAACATTAGAAGGAATGATTTATCAGACTTTAAACGTATTCAATCAAATGGTAAAATTGCTATTAGGCTTGATGATAATGACCATTTAATAGATGTTAAAGTTTGTAAGGATGAAGACCATGTTTTACTGGCAACCAAAGCTGGTAAAGCTATAAGATTCCCAGCTAGTTCAGTTAGGGTATTTAAAAGCCGTACTTCTGATGGTGTAAGAGGTATGAGGATTGCTGCTAGTGACTACGTTATCTCTATGACAATATTAAAAGGCATAGCATGTACAATGGAGGAAAGGGAAGCCTATTTATCAATTCCTATAGAAAATAGGTTGTTAATCGCTGATGGCAAGGAATTCACTCAGGAAGAATTTGGTGTACAGTTAAATAAAGAACAGATTTTAGAAATGGCTATTTCAGAAGAATTTATTCTTACCGTTAGTGAAAATGGTTTTGGAAAAAGAAGTTCCGCATACGAATATAGGATTACTAACCGTGGTGGTAGTGGTATTGTTAATATGGATGTGTCTGATAAAACTGGATTAGTTGTTGGAGTAATGCCGGTTGATATGTCTGATGAGTTGATGTTAATTA
Protein-coding sequences here:
- a CDS encoding transposase, whose protein sequence is MSQKNYSLTYYAEHAKKCSHDVINRFLKNEKYTPSLLWEHIKDDVILSPNGYTIFDDTVLNKRNTKKIEIARSQYSGATGGITTGIGVVSLVYYNPDINKFWVIDYRIFSPEHDGATKVEHLLNMLNNAVYSKKIPFQTVLFDTWYATHKIMQHVDSLGKYYYAPIKANRNVTKTSSSKPYKAVSKLTFSDEEIKSGVEIHIKGFAKDKHVNLFKLTVSTNRVDYIVTNNKTQKSSKAVQDECGFRWVIESMHREIKQLTGIERCQCRKQRIQRNHISCAFLVWAFLKRTAHKIGKTVYQIKLGLLDHYMQQQLRSPSLRYLEPYIA
- the gyrA gene encoding DNA topoisomerase (ATP-hydrolyzing) subunit A; this encodes MKGSYLDYAMSVIVSRAIPDVRDGLKPVHRRILYAMYEASNYFNKPYRKSARTVGDVMGKYHPHGDAAIYDSLVRMAQDFSLRLPLVDGQGNFGSRDGDAAAAMRYTESRLAKVAHTLLEDIDKETIDFTPNYDGSEKEPLVLPSMFPNLLVNGTNGIAVGMATNIPPHNLGEIIDACCLYVDNNDVEILELMSVVKGPDFPTACIVLGTSGIRSAYLTGRGSILTRGRSEIEEISNNRQAIIITEIPYMVNKAKLVEKIAELVKEKRIEGISDLRDESNKDGIRVVIEIKKDVVAEVVLNQIYSYTQLQTSFGVIMLALRDGLPEVMNLKEVIAAFVNFREIVITRRTIYLLNKARDKAHILLGLMIAVSSIDEVIRIIKSSNDPASAKEQLMQRTWDASSIIDLVKLVDDRAMIADDGKCYFTETQTKAILEMRLQRLTAMEKNKLENDLAELATEISGYTDILASREKLLDILKNELIRIKDEFATPRLTSIELGDFDQDIEDLIQREEMVVTVTLGGYIKRVPLATYRAQKRGGKGRAGLSMRDEDITTQIFVGSTHTPMLFFSNTGQVYSLKLYKLPLGNPQSKGRPIVNILPLKEGERINNIMPLPENQDEWDNLNIIFATSKGNIRRNDLSDFKRIQSNGKIAIRLDDNDHLIDVKVCKDEDHVLLATKAGKAIRFPASSVRVFKSRTSDGVRGMRIAASDYVISMTILKGIACTMEEREAYLSIPIENRLLIADGKEFTQEEFGVQLNKEQILEMAISEEFILTVSENGFGKRSSAYEYRITNRGGSGIVNMDVSDKTGLVVGVMPVDMSDELMLITNNGKLIRCKLESVRITGRNTSGVILFKTEQGEKVVSTALIADSPEEEVDVDILE